The Leishmania panamensis strain MHOM/PA/94/PSC-1 chromosome 32 sequence genome window below encodes:
- a CDS encoding vacuolar proton-ATPase-like protein, putative (TriTrypDB/GeneDB-style sysID: LpmP.32.0980) produces MSWCQEHCSGLWRSEDMIRVNIIVQREVLHDTMYEIGMLGRVQFLDMNQGVTAFARPFTEELRRCEELQRKLHFIEESMRKDLVLLEKYPTDINMSATVEEMQSSLLRSQMHMIDDRIESTVNDLTAMLTSLEGFQHEMNQNQEMTLLYYKYQLLVETPPVSIASNSSFAHRGSAVTSEAFSRLSSLFGIIDTTLSEELYRLCYRITRGNAIVEINNEPAMFVDVQTGKRNVAKTTFVVLCASATMITRLRKLMSGLGANVYSLDEVQSRGIELTTSTTAHHVEDTVEGVKRRKHDVLTQWYEEHRLYKTYLKVEKVVLTTMNMCAMSGSTCTASAWVPLRHEQALRRALQDAVASANGSVESIVTLHNEQQHPPTFFETTRFTESFQSIVDSYGMARYKEINPGVFTIITFPYLFGIMYGDIGHGFLLLFIALFFVSKEKAWRTAQLNEIVAMVFGGRYLLLLMSLFAIYMGVLYNDFFGFSLNLFSSGYTWAPIAEQNGTTYPTTPSGLPSVKPPHVYTMGLDAAWAETDNKLEFYNSVKMKHAVIVGVAQMLAGLLLSLSNSIYEKNWYKVGFLFVPEFLFLLCTFGYMSILIMVKWCCTWENTNKAPSILEIMTNFFLQPGSVPNPLFRGQAALQVFLLLLAFVMVPFMLLGMPYIEMRDYKRWKQRRHVGGGRHYGGSQRASMITIENADFSDVFFNEPPVSRQHRPYCDSGDERTHRTLMSDDDTAAPPAANIFFDDDSMHPFGGAPSDSEGGATAQVIQNENEKFENFDVSELFIHYVIHTIEYVLSSVSNTASYLRLWALSLAHAQLSEVFFNFAVVQTLNVDNSSGLVIAIGVLLWLGATLGVLVGMEALSAFLHALRLHWVEFQSKFYAGDGRTFDPMDLLSLNMQS; encoded by the coding sequence ATGTCGTGGTGTCAGGAGCATTGCAGCGGCTTGTGGCGGTCGGAGGACATGATCCGTGTCAACATCATTGTTCAGCGAGAAGTGCTGCATGACACAATGTACGAGATTGGGATGCTGGGCCGTGTGCAGTTTCTCGACATGAACCAAGGCGTGACGGCGTTTGCCAGACCGTTCACAGAAgagctgcgtcgctgcgaaGAGCTGCAACGCAAGCTTCACTTCATCGAGGAGTCGATGCGCAAGGATTTGGTGTTGCTTGAGAAGTACCCCACGGACATCAACATGAGCGCCACcgtggaggagatgcagtCATCGCTGCTACGGAGTCAAATGCATATGATTGATGACCGCATCGAGTCGACCGTGAACGATTTGACCGCCATGCTCACATCGCTCGAAGGGTTCCAGCATGAGATGAACCAGAACCAGGAGATGACACTACTCTACTACAAATACCAGCTTTTGGTGGAGACGCCACCTGTCAGCATTgcgagcaacagcagctttGCCCACCGCGGCTCTGCCGTTACCTCAGAGGCGTTCTCCCGCCTTTCCAGCCTTTTCGGCATCATTGACACAACACTCAGCGAGGAGCTCTACCGCCTGTGCTATCGCATCACCCGCGGCAACGCCATTGTCGAGATCAATAATGAGCCGGCCATGTTCGTCGATGTTCAGACCGGAAAGCGCAATGTGGCCAAGACGACATTCGTCGTGCTGTGCGCCTCGGCGACAATGATCACCCGCTTGAGGAAGCTCATGAGTGGACTCGGCGCTAACGTGTACAGCCTGGACGAGGTGCAGAGTCGCGGTATCGAGCTCACGACCTCGACCACCGCCCATCACGTCGAGGACACTGTCGAGGGAGTCAAGCGGCGCAAGCACGATGTCCTGACACAGTGGTATGAAGAGCATCGATTGTATAAGACGTACctgaaggtggagaaggtggtgctgACAACAATGAACATGTGCGCCATGTCTGGCTCCACCTGCACGGCCTCCGCgtgggtgccgctgcgccacgagCAGGCTCTTCGCCGTGCATTGCAGGACGCTGTCGCCTCCGCAAACGGCAGCGTTGAGTCCATCGTGACGCTCCACAAtgaacagcagcacccgcCTACGTTTTTCGAGACTACCCGCTTCACCGAGTCCTTCCAGAGCATTGTCGATAGCTACGGCATGGCACGCTACAAGGAGATCAACCCCGGCGTGTTTACCATCATCACGTTCCCGTACCTGTTCGGCATCATGTACGGCGACATTGGCCACGgctttcttctgctgttcattgccctcttctttgtaagcaaagaaaaggccTGGCGCACAGCGCAGCTCAACGAGATAGTCGCCATGGTGTTCGGTGGCCGTTACTTATTGTTGCTCATGTCCCTCTTTGCCATCTACATGGGCGTCCTCTATAACGACTTCTTTGGCTTTTCCCTGAACCTCTTCTCCAGCGGGTATACGTGGGCGCCGATCGCTGAGCAGAATGGTACCACCTACCCGACGACGCCGAGCGGGTTGCCAAGTGTGAAGCCGCCTCACGTGTATACGATGGGGTTGGACGCAGCATGGGCCGAGACGGACAATAAGCTCGAGTTCTACAACTCTGTCAAGATGAAGCATGCTGTCATTGTCGGTGTGGCCCAGATGCTTGCTGGTCTCTTGCTCTCGCTTAGCAACAGCATCTATGAGAAAAACTGGTACAAGGTCGGCTTTTTATTTGTGCCTGAGTTCCTTTTCCTGCTTTGCACTTTTGGATATATGTCGATCCTCATCATGGTGAAGTGGTGCTGCACCTGGGAGAACACAAACAAGGCGCCGAGCATCCTGGAGATCATGACGAACTTTTTCCTGCAACCTGGCTCGGTGCCGAACCCACTCTTCCGTGGACaggctgcgctgcaggtgttCCTGCTCCTCTTGGCGTTTGTGATGGTGCCCTTCATGCTGCTGGGAATGCCGTACATCGAGATGCGCGACTACAAGCGGTGGAAACAGCGCCGGCATgttggcggcggccgccactACGGCGGATCGCAACGGGCCAGCATGATCACGATCGAAAACGCCGACTTCTCGGACGTCTTCTTCAACGAGCCGCCGGTgtcgcggcagcaccggccgTATTGCGACAGTGGTGACGAGAGGACGCATCGCACCTTGATGAGCGATGACGAtaccgcggcgccgccagccGCGAACATCTTCTTCGATGATGACAGTATGCATCCCTTTGGTGGAGCTCCATCGGACAGCGAGGGCGGTGCAACGGCCCAGGTGATCCAGAACGAAAATGAGAAGTTTGAGAACTTCGATGTATCGGAGTTGTTCATTCACTATGTCATTCACACCATTGAGTACGTGCTGAGCAGTGTGTCAAACACCGCATCGTACCTGCGTTTGTGGGCGCTGTCACTCGCCCATGCGCAGCTCTCCGAGGTCTTCTTCAACTTCGCCGTCGTCCAAACCCTCAACGTCGACAACAGCTCTGGGCTTGTGATCGCCATTGGGGTGTTGTTATGGCTTGGAGCTACACTTGGCGTGTTAGTAGGCATGGAGGCCCTGTCAGCGTTTTTGcacgcgctgcggctgcactgGGTCGAGTTCCAGAGCAAATTCTACGCCGGCGACGGCCGGACGTTTGATCCGATGGACCTGCTAAGCCTTAACATGCAAAGCTGA